Proteins co-encoded in one Setaria viridis chromosome 9, Setaria_viridis_v4.0, whole genome shotgun sequence genomic window:
- the LOC117839510 gene encoding protein DETOXIFICATION 16 has product MDNKLGAAVYEPLLSPRPQGTAEEAKRLLRLAGPIVASCVLQNVVNMASVMFVGHLGELPLAGASLATSLANVTGYSLLTGMATALDTLCGQAFGARQHHLLGVYKQRAMVVLGLACVPIALVWAYAGRILLFLRQDPEIAAEAGAYARWLIPSLAAYVPLQCHVRFLQTQSVVLPVTASSGATALCHLLVCWALVYKAGMGSKGAALSNAISYAINLVILALYVRLSSACKETWNGFSREAFKDLCRFTELALPSAMMICLEWWSFEVLVLLSGLLPNPQLETSVLSICLNTGALLYMIPLGLTYSISTRVSNELGAGQHQAAKTATKVVMYMALSEGLVISLTMTLLRNVWGYMYSNENEIVTYIAKMLPILGISFFIDGLHSSLSGVLTGCGKQKVGAAVNLGAFYLLGIPMAVLLAFIFHLNGMGLWLGIVSGSVTKLLFLVFISWSIQWDKEAVKAKDRVFSSSLPLA; this is encoded by the exons ATGGACAACAAGCTGGGCGCGGCCGTCTACGAGCCGCTTCTCTCGCCGCGGCCGCAGGGCACAGCGGAGGAGGCCAAGCGGCTGCTCCGGCTGGCCGGGCCGATCGTCGCCAGCTGCGTGCTGCAGAACGTCGTCAACATGGCCTCCGTCATGTTCGTCGGCCACCTCGGCGAgctccccctcgccggcgcctcccTCGCCACATCGCTCGCCAATGTCACGGGCTACAGCCTCCTC ACCGGGATGGCCACCGCGCTGGACACGCTCTGCGGGCAGGCGTTCGGCGCGCGGCAGCACCACCTGCTCGGCGTCTACAAGCAGCGCGCGATGGTGGTGCTGGGCCTCGCCTGCGTCCCCATCGCGCTCGTCTGGGCGTACGCTGGCCGCATCCTGCTCTTCCTTCGCCAGGACCCGGAGAtcgccgcggaggccggcgcgTACGCACGCTGGCTCATCCCGTCCCTCGCCGCCTACGTCCCGCTGCAGTGCCACGTCCGCTTCCTGCAGACGCAGAGCGTCGTCCTGCCCGTCACGGCGAgctccggcgccaccgcgctCTGCCACTTGCTCGTGTGCTGGGCGCTCGTGTACAAGGCCGGCATGGGCAGCAAGGGCGCCGCGCTCAGCAACGCCATCTCCTACGCCATCAACCTGGTGATACTGGCGCTGTACGTGAGGCTGTCCAGCGCGTGCAAGGAAACATGGAATGGCTTCTCCAGGGAGGCATTTAAGGACTTGTGCCGGTTCACTGAGCTTGCCTTGCCATCTGCGATGATGATCTG CTTGGAGTGGTGGTCGTTTGAAGTCCTTGTGCTGCTGTCTGGACTTCTGCCAAATCCTCAGCTTGAAACTTCAGTGCTGTCAATTTG CCTAAATACTGGTGCTCTGCTCTACATGATACCATTGGGGCTCACTTATTCCATAAG CACACGTGTTTCCAATGAGCTTGGTGCTGGGCAGCATCAGGCTGCAAAGACGGCAACAAAGGTCGTCATGTACATGGCATTATCAGAAGGATTGGTTATATCCTTGACCATGACCCTGCTACGGAATGTTTGGGGATATATGTACAGCAATGAGAATGAAATTGTGACTTACATTGCAAAAATGTTGCCAATTCTCGGGATATCTTTCTTCATAGATGGGCTTCATAGCTCTCTTTCAG GGGTCCTCACAGGCTGTGGAAAGCAAAAGGTTGGGGCAGCTGTAAATCTCGGCGCATTCTACTTGTTAGGCATCCCAATGGCTGTGCTACTTGCGTTTATCTTCCATCTGAATGGAATG GGCCTTTGGCTCGGCATTGTCAGCGGAAGCGTTACCAAGCTACTTTTTCTTGTGTTTATCTCGTGGTCCATACAGTGGGACAAGGAG GCAGTCAAGGCAAAGGACCGAGTGTTCAGCTCATCTCTCCCATTAGCATGA